The Streptomyces griseiscabiei genome includes a window with the following:
- a CDS encoding phospho-sugar mutase produces MHDDLIARAKAWLAEDPDPETRDELGRLIDAADTAELTTRFSGTLQFGTAGLRGELGAGPMRMNRSVVIRAAAGLAAYLTKNGATGGLVVIGYDARHKSAAFARDTAAVMTGAGLRAAVLPRPLPTPVLAFAIRHLGAVAGVEVTASHNPPRDNGYKVYLGDGSQIVPPADAGIAAEIAAVRSLDDVPRPEAGWDTLDDGVLEAYLARTDAVLATGSPRTARTVYTAMHGVGRDVLLAAFARAGFPEPVLVAAQADPDPEFPTVAFPNPEEPGAMDLAFAKARETDPDLIVANDPDADRCAVAVKDGGDWRMLRGDEVGALLAAHLVARGARGTFAESIVSSSLLGRIAEKAGLPYEETLTGFKWIARVDGLRYGYEEALGYCVDPEGVRDKDGITAALLITELASGLKEEGRTLLDLLDDIAVEHGLHATDQLSVRVEDLSLIARAMERLRERPPTALAGLAVTGAEDLTRGTDRLPPTDGLRYTLDGARVIVRPSGTEPKLKCYLEVVVPVADHTGLPAAREKAAGLLAGIKRDLSEAAGI; encoded by the coding sequence GTGCACGACGACCTGATCGCCCGCGCCAAGGCGTGGCTGGCCGAGGACCCCGACCCGGAGACGAGGGACGAACTCGGCAGGCTGATCGACGCGGCGGACACGGCGGAGCTGACCACCCGTTTCTCCGGCACCCTCCAGTTCGGCACCGCCGGTCTCCGGGGCGAACTCGGCGCCGGCCCGATGCGGATGAACCGCTCGGTCGTCATCCGCGCCGCCGCCGGTCTCGCCGCGTACCTGACCAAGAACGGCGCCACCGGCGGCCTCGTCGTCATCGGCTACGACGCCCGCCACAAGTCCGCCGCCTTCGCCCGCGACACGGCCGCCGTGATGACCGGCGCGGGCCTGCGCGCGGCCGTCCTCCCCCGCCCCCTCCCCACGCCCGTCCTGGCCTTCGCCATAAGGCATCTGGGCGCGGTCGCGGGCGTGGAGGTCACGGCCAGCCACAACCCGCCGCGCGACAACGGCTACAAGGTCTACCTGGGCGACGGCTCCCAGATCGTGCCCCCGGCCGACGCCGGGATCGCGGCCGAGATCGCCGCCGTACGCTCCCTCGACGACGTCCCCCGCCCGGAGGCCGGCTGGGACACCCTCGACGACGGCGTCCTGGAGGCCTATCTGGCCCGTACGGACGCGGTCCTCGCCACCGGCTCCCCCCGGACCGCCCGCACGGTCTACACGGCCATGCACGGCGTCGGCCGGGACGTCCTGCTCGCGGCGTTCGCCCGCGCGGGCTTCCCGGAGCCCGTGCTCGTCGCCGCGCAGGCGGATCCGGACCCGGAGTTCCCGACGGTCGCGTTCCCCAACCCGGAGGAGCCGGGCGCGATGGACCTCGCCTTCGCGAAGGCCCGCGAGACGGACCCCGACCTGATCGTCGCCAACGACCCGGACGCCGACCGCTGCGCCGTGGCCGTGAAGGACGGCGGCGACTGGCGGATGCTGCGCGGCGACGAGGTCGGCGCGCTGCTCGCCGCGCACCTGGTCGCGCGCGGCGCGCGGGGCACCTTCGCCGAGTCGATCGTCTCCTCCTCCCTCCTCGGCCGGATCGCCGAGAAGGCGGGCCTCCCGTACGAGGAGACCCTGACCGGCTTCAAGTGGATCGCCCGCGTCGACGGCCTGCGCTACGGCTACGAGGAGGCCCTCGGCTACTGCGTCGACCCCGAGGGCGTCCGGGACAAGGACGGCATCACGGCGGCCCTGCTGATCACGGAGCTGGCCTCCGGGCTCAAGGAGGAGGGCCGCACCCTCCTCGACCTGCTGGACGACATCGCCGTCGAGCACGGTCTGCACGCCACCGACCAGCTCTCGGTCCGGGTCGAGGATCTCTCCCTCATCGCCCGTGCGATGGAGCGGCTGCGCGAGCGGCCCCCGACCGCCCTCGCCGGGCTGGCCGTCACCGGGGCCGAGGACCTGACCCGGGGCACGGACCGGCTCCCGCCCACGGACGGCCTGCGCTACACCCTGGACGGCGCCCGTGTCATCGTCCGCCCCAGCGGCACCGAGCCCAAGCTGAAGTGCT